The genomic region CCACGGGTTGATCCCACGCCGCTTGACGAGTTCAACGCCTTCAAGACAGGCGGGAGCGTAGGGGATGCGGCCCCGAAAGCCTACCCGCAGCAGACAGAGCAAGGCCCACGCGGAGCCGCCGTGCCCGCACTGCGTTCCGATTTGGGGGAGTCGGTCAAGCAGTTCGAGAGAGCTGGGCGTGGCGGGAGCGCTACAGTCGTCCGTCCCGCACGAAGCGCTCCACGATCCCGAAGGCGAACTCGTTGCCCCGGAAGTCCACGGCGCGCACGCGCTCGCGGCAGCCCTCCACACGGGACTCGAATCCGGCCATGGCCGTCTCGTCGAGCTTGTGCATGTCCAGGTGCAGGCCGTAGCCCAGCTTCTCCAGGTAGAAGGCGTTGAGCCACTGCTCGAAGGCCCCCTTCACGGGCAGGGAGACGATGGGCTTGCCGTAGAAAAGGGCCTCGCTCATGAGGGTGTGGCCGCCCCCGCAGATCACGTAGGCGCAGGAGGCCATGTCGGCCAGCAGTCCGTCTTCGCTGAACTTCTTGAAGGTCAGGTTGCCCTCGCGGGCCTCGCGGTTGTAGCCGTAGACGATCACCGGACGCCCCAGGGTCTGGAGCAGCGGCACGAAGCGCGGACAGATGGAGCAGCTCTGGTACACCAGGATGTGCTCGCCCACCGTCGCCTCGTGCTCGAACACCTTCTCCCGGTGGATGGGCGGCGAGATGGCCCGCTGCGCGCCGGGCTTCAAGGGCGGCTGGTAGAAGCTGATGACCAGGTGCGCCGTGGAGTTGGAGAAGAGCCTGTCCACGGAGAAGGACGTGCTCGCGAGGTCCCACCAGACGGCGCGGGGCAGCTGGTGCTCGCAGAGGGTGATGACGTGCTGGTGGTCCAGGGAGAGGCAGGGCACGCCCGCGCGTCTGGCCGCGATGGGCACGAAGTATTCGTAGTCCGAGAGGCAGACGTCGGGCTTGAAGTCCTCGATGAGCCTGCCCAGGCGGGCCAGTTCGCTGCCCCTGCGGGCGAAGGTCTTCACGGCCAGGGCCACGGTGGCGGGCAGGTCCAGGGCGTAGTTCTTGTAGCGCGTGCCGGGGTTGAGCACGGTCTCCACGCGGTGGCCGCGCCGCAGGATCCCGGCGGCCTCCTCGCTGGTGACGAAAAGGAACTCGTGCTGCGGGAAGGCCCTTGCCAGGGTGAGCGCTCGGATGGCGTGGCCGTGCTGGGAGCCGTGGACGCCGTAGAGGATGCGGGCCATCAGGACACGTCCGGCTTGTTGTGGGCCAGCCACAGTTGGAGCACCAGCAGGGTCCACAGCTCCTTGCGGCGGTCTCGCCGTCCCGAGTCGTGCTCGTGGACGAGTCCGCGCACGGTCTTGGGGTCGAAGAGGCCTTGTCGCCGCAGGTGGTCCTCGCCCAGAAGCTCTTCCACCAGGGGCTTGAGCTTGTCGCGCAGCCAGCGGGCCACGGGGATGAGGAACCCGCGCTTGTTGCGCGTGCGGATCTCCTCGGGCAGCAGATGCGCCAGGGCCTTCTTGAGGAGGTATTTGCGGGAGAGGCCCCGGAGCTTCATGTGCGTGGGCAGGCGGCAGGCGAACTCGGCCACGTCGCGGTCCAGGAAGGGGGCGCGGGCCTCCAGGGAGTGCATCATGGTGCAGCGGTCCACCTTCACCAGGATGTAG from Fundidesulfovibrio magnetotacticus harbors:
- a CDS encoding glycosyltransferase family protein, with protein sequence MARILYGVHGSQHGHAIRALTLARAFPQHEFLFVTSEEAAGILRRGHRVETVLNPGTRYKNYALDLPATVALAVKTFARRGSELARLGRLIEDFKPDVCLSDYEYFVPIAARRAGVPCLSLDHQHVITLCEHQLPRAVWWDLASTSFSVDRLFSNSTAHLVISFYQPPLKPGAQRAISPPIHREKVFEHEATVGEHILVYQSCSICPRFVPLLQTLGRPVIVYGYNREAREGNLTFKKFSEDGLLADMASCAYVICGGGHTLMSEALFYGKPIVSLPVKGAFEQWLNAFYLEKLGYGLHLDMHKLDETAMAGFESRVEGCRERVRAVDFRGNEFAFGIVERFVRDGRL